One genomic window of Vibrio ziniensis includes the following:
- a CDS encoding S-(hydroxymethyl)glutathione dehydrogenase/class III alcohol dehydrogenase: MSQDKFIKSRAAVAWGPNQPLKIEEVDVMLPRKGEVLVRIVATGVCHTDAFTLSGEDPEGVFPSILGHEGGGIVEMVGEGVTSVEVGDHVIPLYTAECGECKFCKSGKTNLCQAVRATQGKGLMPDGTTRFYKDGQPIFHYMGCSTFSEYTVLPEISLAKVNKEAPLEEICLLGCGVTTGMGAVMNTAKVKKGDTVAIFGLGGIGLSAIIGARMVGASRIIGIDINEKKFELAKQLGATDCINPQHFDKPIQEVIVDMTDGGVDFSFECIGNVNVMRQALECCHKGWGESVIIGVAGAGQEISTRPFQLVTGRVWRGSAFGGVKGRSQLPGIVEQYLAGEFGLQEFITHTMPLEEINEAFDLMHAGESIRSVVHFNK, translated from the coding sequence ATGTCACAAGACAAATTCATTAAATCTCGCGCAGCAGTTGCGTGGGGACCAAACCAACCTCTTAAAATAGAAGAAGTGGATGTCATGCTTCCACGTAAAGGTGAAGTATTAGTGCGTATTGTGGCAACTGGTGTTTGTCATACTGATGCGTTTACTCTTTCTGGCGAAGATCCTGAAGGCGTATTTCCTTCAATCCTTGGTCATGAAGGTGGCGGTATTGTTGAAATGGTGGGTGAAGGTGTGACTTCTGTCGAAGTCGGCGATCACGTGATTCCACTTTACACCGCAGAATGTGGCGAGTGTAAATTCTGTAAATCAGGCAAAACTAACCTGTGCCAAGCGGTTCGTGCAACGCAAGGTAAAGGTCTAATGCCAGATGGCACCACACGTTTTTACAAAGATGGCCAACCAATTTTCCACTACATGGGTTGTTCAACATTCTCGGAATACACTGTGCTTCCAGAAATTTCACTAGCAAAAGTCAACAAAGAAGCACCACTTGAAGAGATCTGTCTGTTAGGTTGCGGCGTAACAACGGGCATGGGCGCGGTGATGAATACTGCTAAAGTGAAAAAAGGCGACACAGTGGCTATCTTCGGTCTAGGCGGTATTGGTCTTTCCGCAATCATCGGTGCTCGTATGGTCGGCGCAAGCCGTATCATAGGTATCGACATCAACGAGAAGAAATTTGAGCTAGCTAAACAACTTGGTGCGACAGACTGCATCAACCCACAACACTTCGATAAGCCAATTCAGGAAGTAATTGTAGATATGACGGATGGAGGTGTGGACTTCTCATTTGAGTGTATCGGTAACGTGAACGTGATGCGTCAAGCTCTTGAGTGTTGCCACAAAGGTTGGGGCGAATCGGTTATCATCGGCGTTGCTGGCGCAGGTCAAGAGATCTCCACTCGTCCGTTCCAATTAGTGACAGGTCGTGTATGGCGCGGCAGCGCATTCGGTGGCGTTAAAGGTCGTTCACAACTTCCAGGGATTGTTGAGCAATATCTTGCTGGTGAATTTGGTTTACAAGAGTTCATCACTCACACTATGCCATTAGAAGAGATCAACGAAGCGTTTGATCTGATGCATGCTGGTGAGAGTATCCGTTCTGTCGTTCACTTTAATAAGTAA
- the dnaK gene encoding molecular chaperone DnaK, whose protein sequence is MGRIIGIDLGTTNSCVAVLDGDKPRVIENAEGERTTPSIIAYTDGETLVGQPAKRQAVTNPENTLFAIKRLIGRRFEDEEVQRDIEIMPYKIVRADNGDAWVEAKGQKMAAPQVSAEVLKKMKKTAEDFLGEEVTGAVITVPAYFNDAQRQATKDAGRIAGLEVKRIINEPTAAALAYGLDKKGGDRVIAVYDLGGGTFDISIIEIDEVEGEKTFEVLSTNGDTHLGGEDFDNRLINYLADEFKKEQGINLKNDPLAMQRLKEAAEKAKIELSSTQSTDVNLPYITADATGPKHMNIKVSRAKLESLVEDLVQRSLDPLKVALADADLSVGDITDVILVGGQTRMPMVQKKVSEFFGKEPRKDVNPDEAVAVGAAVQGGVLAGHVKDVLLLDVTPLSLGIETMGGVMTKLIEKNTTIPTKANQVFSTAEDNQNAVTIHVLQGERKQATYNKSLGQFNLEGIQPAPRGMPQIEVIFDLDADGILHVSAKDKQTGKEQKITIQASGGLSDAEIEKMVQEAEANKEADKKFEELATARNQADQMIHATHKQVTEAGEALPAEDKEKIEAAISALETAKKGDDKAEIEAKVQALMEASQKLMEIAQQQAQAQQGAGAEQQSASKDDDVVDAEFEEVKDDKK, encoded by the coding sequence ATGGGTAGAATCATTGGTATTGACTTAGGTACGACTAACTCATGTGTTGCTGTACTAGACGGCGACAAACCTCGCGTAATTGAAAACGCAGAGGGCGAACGTACCACCCCTTCTATTATTGCATATACAGACGGCGAAACATTGGTCGGTCAACCTGCAAAACGTCAAGCTGTAACGAACCCAGAAAACACGCTATTTGCTATTAAGCGTCTTATCGGTCGTCGTTTCGAAGACGAAGAAGTACAGCGCGATATCGAAATCATGCCTTACAAAATTGTACGTGCTGATAACGGTGACGCATGGGTTGAAGCGAAAGGCCAAAAAATGGCTGCACCTCAAGTTTCAGCAGAAGTTCTGAAGAAAATGAAGAAAACTGCAGAAGACTTCCTAGGTGAAGAAGTGACTGGCGCTGTAATCACCGTTCCTGCTTACTTTAACGATGCTCAACGTCAAGCAACGAAAGATGCTGGACGTATCGCTGGTCTAGAAGTTAAACGTATCATCAACGAACCAACTGCAGCTGCTCTAGCTTACGGTTTGGATAAGAAAGGCGGTGATCGCGTTATCGCTGTATACGACCTTGGTGGTGGTACATTCGATATTTCAATCATCGAAATCGATGAAGTTGAAGGTGAGAAAACTTTCGAAGTTCTTTCTACTAACGGTGACACTCACCTAGGTGGTGAAGACTTTGATAACCGCCTAATCAACTACTTGGCTGATGAGTTCAAGAAAGAGCAAGGCATCAACCTGAAGAACGATCCGCTAGCAATGCAACGTCTAAAAGAAGCTGCTGAAAAAGCGAAAATCGAACTGTCTTCAACACAGTCAACGGATGTGAACCTACCGTACATTACAGCAGATGCAACTGGTCCTAAGCACATGAACATCAAAGTTTCACGTGCGAAACTGGAATCTCTAGTTGAAGACCTAGTTCAACGTTCACTAGATCCACTAAAAGTTGCTCTAGCGGATGCTGATCTATCTGTTGGTGACATCACTGACGTTATCCTTGTTGGTGGTCAAACTCGTATGCCTATGGTTCAGAAGAAAGTTTCTGAGTTCTTTGGTAAAGAGCCACGTAAAGACGTGAACCCTGATGAAGCAGTAGCGGTTGGTGCTGCAGTTCAAGGTGGTGTATTGGCTGGTCACGTTAAAGACGTACTTCTTCTAGACGTAACTCCGCTGTCTCTGGGTATCGAGACTATGGGTGGCGTTATGACTAAGCTAATCGAGAAAAACACAACGATTCCTACTAAAGCGAACCAAGTGTTCTCAACAGCTGAAGACAACCAAAATGCAGTAACGATTCACGTATTACAAGGTGAGCGTAAGCAAGCGACTTACAACAAGTCTCTAGGTCAATTCAACCTAGAAGGTATTCAACCAGCACCTCGTGGTATGCCTCAAATCGAAGTTATCTTCGACCTAGATGCGGACGGTATCCTGCACGTATCTGCGAAAGATAAACAAACTGGTAAAGAACAGAAGATCACTATCCAAGCTTCTGGCGGTTTGAGCGATGCAGAAATCGAGAAAATGGTTCAAGAAGCAGAAGCGAACAAAGAAGCGGACAAAAAGTTCGAAGAGTTAGCAACTGCACGTAACCAAGCTGACCAAATGATTCACGCAACTCACAAGCAAGTAACTGAAGCTGGTGAAGCACTTCCTGCAGAAGACAAAGAGAAAATCGAAGCGGCTATCTCTGCTCTTGAAACAGCGAAGAAAGGCGACGACAAAGCTGAAATCGAAGCAAAAGTTCAAGCTCTGATGGAAGCTTCTCAAAAGCTAATGGAGATTGCTCAACAGCAAGCTCAAGCACAACAAGGTGCTGGTGCTGAACAACAATCAGCTTCTAAAGACGATGATGTTGTTGACGCTGAATTTGAAGAAGTGAAAGACGACAAGAAATAA
- the grpE gene encoding nucleotide exchange factor GrpE yields the protein MSKEENKVKDEELKPEAVEVEVEAEAVGTDADIDWNQEAQEGEVLDEQEAKIAQLEAALLASEQRLKEQQDSVLRAKAEVENMRRRSEQEVDKARKFALNRFAEELLPVIDNLERAIQAADLENEAIKPVVEGVELTHKTFIGVVEKFGLKEINPEGEAFNPEFHQAMSIQESPDHESNTVMFVMQKGYELNGRVVRPAMVMVAK from the coding sequence ATGAGCAAAGAAGAAAACAAAGTTAAAGATGAAGAGCTGAAGCCAGAAGCGGTTGAAGTTGAAGTTGAAGCTGAAGCTGTCGGCACTGATGCTGATATCGATTGGAACCAAGAAGCGCAAGAAGGCGAAGTGCTTGATGAGCAAGAAGCAAAAATTGCTCAACTAGAAGCAGCCCTATTGGCCAGCGAACAACGCTTGAAAGAGCAGCAAGACAGCGTATTACGCGCTAAAGCTGAAGTTGAAAACATGCGCCGTCGTTCTGAGCAAGAGGTAGATAAAGCACGTAAATTTGCTTTGAACCGTTTTGCGGAAGAATTGTTACCAGTTATCGACAACCTAGAGCGTGCGATTCAAGCTGCAGATCTAGAAAATGAAGCGATTAAACCAGTGGTTGAAGGTGTTGAACTGACTCACAAAACATTTATCGGTGTTGTAGAGAAGTTTGGTCTGAAAGAAATCAACCCTGAAGGTGAAGCGTTCAATCCTGAATTCCATCAAGCGATGTCAATTCAAGAAAGCCCAGATCACGAATCGAACACAGTTATGTTCGTGATGCAAAAAGGTTATGAGCTAAACGGTCGTGTGGTTCGTCCTGCGATGGTTATGGTTGCCAAGTAA
- a CDS encoding type IV pilin protein, giving the protein MDMIRTINCNITSNKHHGLTLIELMLVIAIIGVLAAITYPNYSDHIRKGHRKQAMADMAKLQLYLEEQYNNGYVTDAVITNGICNNFCEVDKERYLISATVSNTGYLISAIPKAEKGQNKDTCLGEAYEKLTLSHTGENLPISCWL; this is encoded by the coding sequence ATAGACATGATTAGAACAATTAATTGCAACATCACTTCAAATAAGCATCACGGTTTGACACTCATCGAATTAATGTTAGTTATTGCGATTATTGGAGTTTTGGCTGCAATTACTTACCCAAACTACAGTGATCATATTAGAAAAGGACACAGAAAGCAGGCGATGGCTGATATGGCTAAATTGCAGCTGTATTTAGAGGAACAATACAACAATGGATACGTCACTGATGCTGTAATAACAAATGGAATATGTAACAACTTCTGTGAAGTAGATAAAGAAAGATACCTGATTTCAGCAACTGTCAGCAATACTGGATATCTTATTAGCGCTATACCAAAAGCAGAAAAAGGACAAAATAAAGACACTTGCCTAGGTGAAGCTTATGAGAAGCTAACATTGTCCCACACAGGAGAAAATTTACCCATCTCATGTTGGCTTTAA
- the dnaJ gene encoding molecular chaperone DnaJ, producing MSKRDFYEVLGVSRDASERDIKKAYKRLAMKFHPDRNPGDATAADKFKEVKEAYEILTDDQKKAAYDQYGHAAFEQGGMGGGGFGGGGADFGDIFGDVFGDIFGGARRGGGGPRAQRGADLRYNMELTLEEAVRGCSKEIEVPTLVHCDTCNGSGAKKGTSAQTCGTCHGHGQVQMRQGFFAVQQTCPTCNGKGKIIKDPCNDCHGQGRKQKTKTLNVKIPAGVDTGDRIRLSGEGEAGEMGAPAGDLYVQVHVKEHHIFERDGNNLYCEVPVSFAMAALGGEVEVPTLDGRVNLKVPEETQTGRMFRMRGKGVKSVRGGAIGDLLVKLVVETPVKLSSRQKELLRELEESFGGEAGQKHKPKSEGFFNGVKKFFDDLTS from the coding sequence ATGTCAAAACGTGATTTTTACGAAGTATTAGGCGTTAGCCGTGATGCCTCAGAGCGCGATATTAAAAAGGCGTATAAGCGCCTAGCTATGAAATTCCACCCAGACCGCAATCCGGGTGATGCGACTGCTGCGGATAAGTTTAAAGAAGTAAAAGAAGCGTACGAAATTCTGACGGATGATCAGAAGAAAGCCGCTTATGACCAGTATGGTCATGCCGCCTTCGAACAAGGCGGCATGGGCGGTGGTGGCTTCGGCGGTGGCGGTGCTGATTTTGGTGACATCTTCGGTGATGTGTTTGGTGACATCTTCGGCGGTGCTCGTCGTGGCGGCGGCGGTCCTCGTGCGCAGCGTGGTGCCGATCTACGTTACAACATGGAACTGACTTTAGAGGAAGCTGTTCGCGGTTGTAGCAAAGAAATCGAAGTACCAACACTGGTTCATTGTGATACGTGTAACGGCTCTGGTGCTAAGAAAGGCACATCTGCACAAACATGTGGAACCTGTCATGGCCACGGTCAAGTGCAAATGCGTCAAGGCTTCTTTGCTGTACAGCAAACCTGTCCTACCTGTAACGGTAAAGGCAAGATCATTAAAGACCCATGTAATGATTGTCATGGTCAAGGTCGCAAGCAAAAGACTAAAACACTTAACGTTAAGATTCCAGCTGGCGTGGATACTGGCGATCGCATTCGCTTATCTGGCGAAGGTGAAGCGGGAGAAATGGGTGCACCAGCAGGTGACTTGTATGTACAAGTACACGTGAAAGAGCACCATATTTTTGAACGTGACGGCAACAACCTTTACTGTGAAGTGCCTGTAAGCTTTGCTATGGCTGCACTTGGCGGTGAAGTTGAAGTTCCAACCCTTGATGGTCGTGTAAACCTTAAAGTCCCAGAAGAGACGCAAACAGGTCGTATGTTCCGCATGCGTGGTAAAGGCGTGAAGAGTGTACGTGGTGGTGCAATTGGTGACTTGCTAGTGAAGTTGGTGGTAGAAACGCCAGTGAAACTCAGCTCTCGTCAAAAAGAACTATTACGTGAACTGGAAGAGTCTTTTGGTGGCGAAGCGGGTCAAAAGCACAAACCAAAATCAGAAGGTTTTTTCAACGGTGTTAAGAAATTCTTCGATGATCTAACCAGCTAA
- the fghA gene encoding S-formylglutathione hydrolase has product MSLINHSQAKVFDGWHKQYIHQSSTLNCEMRFAIYLPLEATEDNRVPVLYWLSGLTCTDENFMQKAGAFKKAAELGIAIVAPDTSPRGEGVPDDPEGAYDFGLGAGFYLNATQEPWQEHYQMYSYIVDELPQLIEAHFPVSKRKAISGHSMGGHGALTIGIKNPTAYSSISAFSPICHPMAVPWGQKAFRNYLGEDKTKWQQYDAVELMKNHLVTTPILVDQGNADSFLTEQLKPETLQSAAIGAKADLTLRIQPGYDHSYYFIQTFIDDHLEFHANYLKSE; this is encoded by the coding sequence ATGAGTTTAATTAATCATAGCCAAGCGAAAGTTTTCGATGGCTGGCATAAGCAATACATTCATCAATCCAGTACGCTCAATTGTGAAATGCGCTTTGCTATCTATCTGCCTTTAGAAGCAACTGAAGATAACCGAGTACCTGTTTTATATTGGTTATCAGGTCTTACTTGTACCGATGAGAACTTCATGCAGAAAGCTGGGGCTTTTAAAAAAGCAGCAGAGTTAGGCATTGCGATTGTTGCTCCTGATACAAGCCCTCGAGGTGAAGGAGTTCCCGACGATCCAGAGGGTGCTTACGATTTCGGTCTTGGCGCAGGCTTTTATCTCAATGCAACCCAAGAACCTTGGCAAGAGCACTATCAGATGTACAGTTACATTGTTGATGAACTGCCACAATTGATTGAAGCGCATTTCCCAGTAAGTAAACGCAAGGCTATTTCTGGTCATAGTATGGGCGGTCATGGTGCATTGACGATTGGTATTAAAAACCCAACGGCCTATTCGTCAATTTCAGCCTTTAGCCCGATTTGTCATCCAATGGCAGTGCCATGGGGACAGAAGGCATTTCGCAATTACTTGGGTGAAGATAAAACTAAATGGCAGCAGTACGATGCAGTTGAGCTGATGAAAAACCATTTAGTAACAACACCAATATTAGTTGATCAAGGCAATGCGGATAGCTTTTTAACCGAACAACTTAAGCCTGAAACACTGCAATCAGCAGCGATTGGAGCAAAAGCTGATTTAACTCTGCGCATTCAGCCAGGGTACGATCACAGTTACTACTTTATCCAGACATTTATCGATGATCACCTAGAGTTTCACGCTAACTATCTGAAATCAGAATAA
- a CDS encoding GspH/FimT family pseudopilin, whose protein sequence is MPRGFTLLEMMLTMAVLTILLSASIPNFYQFQQRQKIKALAQELHGFLIQAKSEAVYRNTDLWAHIRFDSNPTFTGDWEIRLTNSDKDTQGETIQLLNGNRYRDVIFSSSYLSNQIKFDGVRGKITNGHLSLSSIMSTQKKLQFKSSFGASRILICGEGEALYGYPMCV, encoded by the coding sequence ATGCCTCGCGGGTTTACCTTATTAGAAATGATGTTAACCATGGCTGTTTTGACCATACTCCTATCAGCTTCGATCCCTAACTTCTATCAGTTTCAGCAAAGGCAAAAAATTAAGGCTCTTGCTCAAGAGCTGCATGGATTTCTCATTCAAGCAAAGTCAGAAGCGGTATATCGCAATACTGATCTTTGGGCTCATATTCGATTTGATAGTAATCCAACTTTCACCGGAGATTGGGAAATTCGCTTAACTAATTCAGATAAAGATACTCAAGGTGAAACCATTCAACTGCTTAATGGAAATCGATATCGAGACGTTATTTTTTCGTCTAGTTACTTATCCAATCAGATTAAGTTTGATGGTGTGCGAGGAAAAATTACTAATGGTCATTTGAGTTTGTCATCCATTATGTCAACACAGAAAAAATTGCAGTTTAAAAGCTCTTTTGGTGCTAGCCGAATCTTGATTTGTGGCGAAGGAGAAGCCTTGTATGGCTATCCGATGTGTGTTTAA
- the tnaA gene encoding tryptophanase, with translation MENFKHLPEPFRIRVVEPVKRTTREYREEAIIRAGMNPFLLDSDDVFIDLLTDSGTGSITQRMQAAMLMGDEAYSGSRSYYALANAVKDIFGYELTIPTHQGRGAEQIYIPVLIKKREKEKGLDRSKMVALSNYFFDTTQGHTQVNCCVAKNVYTDEAFDTAVNADFKGNFDIAKLEMAIEEAGPANVPYIVSTITCNSAGGQPVSIANLKAVYEIAQRYDIPVIMDSARFAENAYFIQQREPGYQDWTIEEITRETYKYADGLAMSAKKDAMVQMGGLLCFKDESMMDVYTDCRTLCVVQEGFPTYGGLEGGAMERLAVGLYDGMRQDWLEYRIGQVQYLVDGLEAIGVVCQQAGGHAAFVDAGKLLPHIPSEQFPAHALACELYKVAGIRAVEIGSLLLGRDPATGKQHPCPAELLRLTIPRATYTQTHMDFVIEAFEKVKENAHNVKGLDFTYEPPVLRHFTARLKEVE, from the coding sequence ATGGAAAACTTTAAACATTTACCAGAACCGTTCCGTATTCGCGTTGTTGAGCCAGTAAAACGTACTACGCGTGAATATCGTGAAGAAGCAATCATTAGAGCGGGTATGAACCCATTCCTACTAGACAGTGATGACGTGTTTATTGACCTTTTAACCGACAGTGGCACAGGTTCTATTACTCAAAGAATGCAAGCAGCAATGCTAATGGGTGACGAAGCTTATAGTGGTAGCCGCAGCTACTATGCACTTGCTAACGCTGTAAAAGACATCTTCGGTTACGAGCTTACAATCCCGACTCACCAAGGTCGTGGCGCTGAGCAAATCTATATTCCGGTACTGATTAAAAAACGTGAGAAAGAAAAAGGCTTAGACCGCTCTAAAATGGTCGCACTATCTAACTACTTCTTCGACACCACTCAGGGTCACACGCAAGTGAACTGCTGTGTAGCGAAAAACGTCTATACCGATGAAGCTTTTGATACTGCTGTAAACGCAGATTTCAAAGGTAACTTTGATATCGCTAAACTGGAAATGGCGATTGAAGAAGCAGGACCTGCGAACGTGCCTTACATTGTCAGCACGATTACTTGTAACTCTGCCGGTGGTCAGCCTGTATCTATCGCGAACTTAAAAGCGGTATACGAAATTGCTCAACGTTATGACATTCCGGTCATTATGGACTCTGCTCGCTTTGCTGAAAATGCATACTTCATTCAACAACGTGAACCGGGGTATCAAGATTGGACAATCGAAGAAATCACTCGTGAAACCTACAAGTACGCAGATGGCTTAGCGATGTCAGCGAAGAAAGATGCGATGGTGCAAATGGGCGGTCTATTGTGCTTCAAAGACGAGTCAATGATGGACGTTTACACTGATTGTCGTACGCTTTGTGTTGTTCAAGAAGGCTTCCCTACTTACGGCGGTCTTGAAGGCGGCGCGATGGAGCGTCTGGCGGTTGGTCTTTACGATGGTATGCGCCAAGACTGGCTAGAGTACCGTATCGGTCAGGTTCAATATCTTGTTGATGGATTAGAAGCGATTGGCGTTGTTTGTCAGCAAGCGGGTGGCCACGCAGCTTTCGTTGATGCAGGTAAACTTCTACCTCATATCCCATCAGAGCAATTCCCAGCACACGCTTTAGCATGTGAACTATACAAAGTGGCAGGTATCCGCGCTGTAGAAATTGGGTCACTACTGTTAGGTCGAGATCCTGCAACAGGTAAACAACATCCTTGTCCTGCAGAGTTGCTACGTCTAACCATTCCTCGTGCAACTTACACTCAAACGCATATGGACTTCGTTATCGAAGCGTTTGAGAAAGTGAAAGAAAATGCGCACAACGTTAAAGGGCTCGATTTCACATACGAGCCACCAGTACTGCGCCACTTCACTGCTCGTTTGAAAGAAGTGGAATAA
- a CDS encoding PilW family protein: MAIRCVFKKMCGSTLIEFMTAALMGTIAVTITGSVFISIQRAAVEKTKHIFLMQSMTTVLQQLKEDIQRAGFDSPSTDSVTFSDSTHIVYVDHSNTALGYVYKAFSDNIEQFRHVVYRWDQHTSRLLLCEKHHPVPMSSVLASDSGYRGNCYSLFDPSQISVSEFSVQRHSLEKHVASAFLTIRLSAFLAQEPSSERSMTLKIKHRNWQ, encoded by the coding sequence ATGGCTATCCGATGTGTGTTTAAGAAAATGTGTGGTAGTACGTTAATAGAATTTATGACCGCTGCTCTTATGGGGACTATAGCTGTCACTATTACAGGGAGTGTCTTCATCTCTATTCAAAGGGCTGCTGTTGAAAAAACGAAACATATTTTTCTGATGCAAAGCATGACGACTGTTCTCCAACAGTTAAAAGAAGATATTCAAAGAGCGGGCTTTGATTCACCATCAACGGATTCAGTCACATTTTCTGATTCAACACATATCGTATATGTTGATCATTCAAATACAGCTTTAGGATATGTTTATAAAGCCTTCTCAGACAATATTGAACAGTTCCGCCATGTTGTTTATAGATGGGATCAACATACCTCACGTTTGCTACTTTGTGAAAAACATCATCCAGTGCCGATGAGTTCAGTTTTGGCCTCTGATTCTGGCTATAGAGGCAACTGTTATTCTTTATTCGATCCTTCTCAGATCTCGGTATCTGAATTTTCCGTTCAACGTCATTCACTTGAAAAACACGTAGCCAGTGCGTTTTTGACAATACGCTTGTCTGCTTTTTTAGCTCAAGAACCTTCTAGTGAGCGAAGCATGACGCTCAAAATAAAACATAGAAATTGGCAATGA
- the nadK gene encoding NAD(+) kinase, with product MKKPFEVIAIIGKPRDQQAIQTHKELYQWLTVLGYPVFIDDRLKEILTDIPQDHFSSLIELGKKADLAIVVGGDGNMLGAARVLSRFDISVIGVNRGNLGFLTDLNPEDFQSRLQAVLEGDYMEEERFLLEAEVHRHGQIKSHNAALNEAVLHPGKIAHMIEFEVYIDDNFAFSQRSDGLIISTPTGSTAYSLSGGGPIVSPSLNAITLVPMFPHTLSCRPLVVDGKRRIKLVVSPDNRGTQEVSCDGQISLPVSPGDEVIIYQSPNVLKLIHPKDYSYYSVLRSKLGWSSKLF from the coding sequence ATGAAAAAACCATTTGAAGTCATCGCCATCATTGGCAAGCCTAGAGATCAACAAGCCATTCAGACGCACAAAGAATTGTATCAATGGTTAACAGTTCTAGGTTATCCCGTCTTTATTGACGATAGGCTCAAAGAAATCTTAACGGATATTCCTCAAGACCACTTTTCAAGTTTAATCGAACTTGGCAAAAAGGCAGACCTTGCGATTGTTGTTGGCGGTGACGGTAATATGCTGGGTGCAGCTCGCGTTTTGTCTCGCTTTGATATTTCGGTCATCGGTGTTAACCGTGGCAACCTAGGCTTTCTAACTGATTTAAACCCAGAAGATTTCCAATCTCGCTTACAAGCAGTATTGGAAGGCGACTACATGGAAGAAGAGCGTTTCTTGTTAGAAGCGGAAGTGCACCGCCATGGGCAAATAAAAAGCCACAACGCAGCATTAAATGAAGCCGTACTCCACCCAGGAAAGATCGCGCATATGATTGAATTCGAGGTGTACATCGACGACAACTTTGCGTTCTCTCAACGTTCAGACGGCTTGATCATTTCCACCCCGACGGGGTCAACGGCATATTCTCTCTCTGGTGGAGGCCCAATTGTCTCCCCTAGCCTTAACGCTATTACACTGGTACCTATGTTTCCGCATACGTTGTCATGTCGCCCGTTAGTGGTGGATGGTAAACGTCGAATCAAACTGGTAGTTTCACCTGACAACCGAGGAACTCAGGAAGTGAGCTGTGACGGACAAATATCATTGCCAGTATCGCCAGGTGATGAAGTGATCATTTATCAGAGTCCAAATGTACTCAAACTTATCCACCCGAAAGATTACAGCTACTACAGTGTATTAAGAAGTAAACTCGGCTGGTCGAGTAAATTGTTTTAA
- a CDS encoding type IV pilus modification PilV family protein: MRNNEQGFSLIEVMITYLLIGVSVLGLIKLQSYIEQRADFAIHSIEALNLAEQKLEWFRTRGSLSPDASFTVASYDGDIVSGSEQAANFYILTWSVTEPSSLLGCIKMVDIEASWLDRQGNKHAVNLQTMISKFSEFDS, encoded by the coding sequence ATGCGAAATAACGAGCAAGGTTTTAGCTTAATCGAAGTGATGATCACTTATCTATTAATTGGTGTGAGTGTATTAGGTTTAATTAAGCTGCAATCCTATATTGAGCAGCGAGCTGATTTTGCTATCCATAGTATTGAAGCATTGAATCTTGCTGAGCAGAAACTGGAATGGTTTCGAACAAGGGGATCATTATCTCCTGACGCGTCTTTCACTGTTGCTTCTTATGACGGCGACATAGTTTCAGGCTCAGAACAAGCAGCGAATTTTTATATACTGACGTGGAGTGTCACAGAGCCGAGTAGTTTATTGGGCTGTATAAAAATGGTGGACATCGAAGCGTCTTGGCTTGACCGGCAAGGCAATAAGCACGCAGTGAATTTGCAAACCATGATTTCTAAGTTCAGCGAGTTTGACTCTTAG